TTTTCATCGGCATAGTAGATACACAAAAAAACACACTCGAATACCTCAACGCAGGACACAACCCTCCGCTTTTGATGACCAAAGGTCAATTGATCAAGTTGACTAAAGGAGGTATCCCGTTGGGTATGATCGGCTTTGATGACTATGCCGCGCAAACGTTAAATCTTCATTCAGGTGATACGTTGGTCTTATTCACCGACGGGATTACTGAAGCTGTTTCCCCTAATGACGATATGTATGACGATGCACGATTAGAAAATTTAGTACAAAATGTCGCGCATTCTTCCGCGGAAGACCTTAAAAAAATTATCTATAACGACGTAATGGCTTTTGTGAACGGTGCCGAACAAGCCGATGACATCACATTACTAATAGCAAAATACCAATAAACTCAGTTCGCACTCACACTTTATCCCAATCTGCTCTTTCGGATTGTAGTTTTTTTATACGTTCGGCATTCACCTTTAATGCACGGAAATGAAGTGTCGTTTTAGAATCCGTGTACGTCTCTTCCAAAACTTCCGCTAGATGGTGTACGGTCGCATAAAACTTACCATCACCGCTATCAAACGAAACTTTATCCAACGTGAACGCATGATCTATTTCGTCCTTGATAGCTTGTTTCAGTCTATCCAACCCGATACGGCGACCGGCCGATATGAACACGGTATTGGGAAACTGATGACGCATACTCGTGATCAGCGCTTCATCGCTCACACGATCCACTTTATTAAATACGACGATGCGCGCATCTTTGAGCGCATTTAATTCACGCAATACTTTTTCGACCGCCTCCATTTGCTCCATAAAAATAGGACTGCTCAAATCCACGACATGCAATAAAATATCTGCTTCGCGTACTTCTTCGAGTGTGGAGCGAAATGAAGCGACCAAGTGATGCGGCAGCTTTCTGATAAAACCGACCGTATCTGTTATCAAACAGGAATGATCGTTATCTAAAAACACTTTGCGCGTCGTAGCATCAAGCGTAGCAAAAAGCCTGTCCTCCACGTACACATCAGCCTGCGAAAGTGCGTTGAGTAATGTAGATTTACCGACATTGGTGTATCCGACCAAAGCTACACGAAAGATCTCACCGCGTCCCGCCCGTTGGGTTTCCCGTTGTCGTTCGATTTTTTTAAGCTCTTCTTTTAAAACAGCAATACGTTGTCCGACCAAACGCCGATCCGTCTCGAGCTGCGTTTCACCGGGACCTTTGGTAAATACCCCGCCGCCTTGCCGTTCTAAGTGAGTCCACATTTTAGAAAGTCTTGGAAGCAGATATTCGAGTTGTGCCAATTCAACTTGGGTTTTCGATTCGCGCGTGCGTGCACGCTTAGCAAAAATATCAAGAATCAACGCGCTCCGATCTATGATTTTACATTTCGCTTCACGCTCGATATTTTTTGTTTGGCCCGGAGAAAGATCATCATCAAATATAACTACCTGAATATTCTCGGCCTGCACTTTGAGCACGATCTCGTGCACCTTTCCTTTACCGATATATGTGGAAGGATCAATTTGCCGAAGCTGCTGTTTCACGGATGCCACCACTTCCACACCGGCGGTATCCGCTAACAAAGCAAGTTCTTCAAGATAGTCATCCACTAACCTGTTTTCCTGGCGATCATGTGCAACGCCTACAAGTAATGCGCGTTCTTTTTTTCGTGTCGTATCGTGTGTTTTATTCATATTCTCCTAAAATTTTATGATTTATCCTCAGGTAATTCCAACGCCGGAATAACCGGTAAAGCCGTGCCCATGATGCCTTCTAAATCGCCATTCATTCGGCTCATGCTCACCATCATGCGTTCAATTTGTTTTTCTCGGCGTTGCCAGTTCTTTTCCATGCTGCGGCGCTCCTGATCTAAATCGCCGCGCATTTGCACAAAAGCCTCAAGTACGGCCTCCATCTTTTGGCGGAACTCATTGCCCGTAAGATAGTTGTATAACATTTCCATTTTCTCATTTTTACCAACCGCCGCAATACGTGTTTGCGCAAGCTCCGTCATTCCCACACGTAAAACTTCAGCCAGTTCGACCGCTGTTCCAAACCCTGTAATCCAGACGCCGTCCAGATTGCCCATCGTTTTAATTTCTTTCGGCAAGGCTTGGGTAACCAAAACGGCCACGTTGGCTCCCGCCGAACGCATATCATCTTTGAGCTTTTGAATCCACGATGGGCTCCATTCTTTGGTACGTTTCGATTCCCATATTATGGTTCCAGACTCCAAACCTGATCTGTTATAAACCCGCTGCAAAACATCGGCGCCCCGAATTCCTTTGGGAACTTCGCTGATAACATCAAGCGGAAATTTTTCACGTAGTAAATTCTCCAAAGCCAGTTCCATGACCTCTCCTTGGGATTGCTGTGAACCTTGTTCGGCTTTGCGTTTGAGTTCGTCCACTTGACGCATCATATCGGCAATACGTTTATCTTTCTCAGCATCTTTGAGTCGAAATGCTTCGATCGCCTTCGCTTCGACTTCGATACGGATTTTATTACGCTCTTCCATAATCAGACGTTCGGTTTCCAACTTCAAATTTTGTTCGCGTTCTTCGATCTCACGTTGCTGTTTCATCAATTGCAACTCGCGGGTACGCGCGTCCTGCATGTTCTTATCTTTGATGGCCAGTTGTTGCTGCAGATCGGCCAACTGCAATGTCCATTGCTCTGTCGCATCACGACGAATCTTCTCTTCACGTTTGGCTATTTCGGACTTAAATTTCTGATTAAATTCGTCCCGTATTTTTTGCTCGGCCTGCGCTTCAAAGCGACTTTGAAAGGCATCTGAAAGTTCAAACTGATGCTTGCATTTGGGACATATAATCTGTTCACTCATGATAACTCCTTACATAAACAACGCCGCCATGATACGATGATTTGCAGAGATTTTCTACCATATTTTTTCCCATTTTTTTCTATTGCGTATTCGAACGTATAACTGTATTTTTATTGAAAATAGCACACTTCGGTTTTTTCACGTTTCAAGTAAAGCGCTTGCCCATGTCGGATTATTTCCGCCGTATAGTTTTGTGTCTGGGTGTATCTTTGATAGGTGTATTGCCGCTTCGCGCGCAAGGCACGCTCTATCGTGGCACGCAGAGTCTTTTTATGGAAACCGGTGTTGGCGCACGCGCACAGGCTTTGGGTCGTGCGTTTACGGGGCTCGCCAATGACGGTTCGGCCGTTTTTTGGAATCCCGCCGGGTTAGATTTTTTGCAACAGCCTAATTTTGTAGCCTATCATTCCACCCTTGTCGAAGGTACTTTTTTCAATTTTGCCGCCGTAACATATCCTTTTTTAGAATTTGGCTCCGTCGGAGTCGGTATGGCACGTATCGGGGTCAATGGCATCCCACTCAATAACGAGTGGACTAATCTAGCTCAAGGCGAATACTCAGAACAAGAATACTATATCGCGTATGGCAAACGCCTACCATTTTGGAATTTATCACTAGGTACAACTTTTAAAATGGTCAATGTCAATGCCAGCGAACTGAATGCCAATGATGCGCCGGTTTCGAAATCCGGATTTTCAAGCGGTCTGGATATCGCACTGATGTGGAAACCTGATTTTGAAAATGCAATAGTACGCAATATGTCTTTCGGTTTTAATTATCAAAATGTAGTCGCTCCCTCCTTCAAACTTTCCACATTTTCGTACAACGATCCCCGCAATCTGCGTTTTGGTATAGCCAAAGAAATTTATTTTGGCGGTGACCAACTCAAACGACTAACTATCCTTGCGGATGTGAGCAAAGGTTCACGTTCCGGAATAGAATATATGGCGGGGATGGAATATTCGTTTAATCGTTTTCTGATAGCTCGCGGCGGTTTTGACGCCGGACGCATGACCGTGGGTATGGGCACAGAATTTACGCAGTTTCAACGCTTTCAAGTGGATTATTCTGTCAATCTCGGGAGTCAATACGGGACAGCGCTGCATCGCCTCTCGCTTACGATGAATTTTGGTAAAACCATCGAAGAGCGCCAAAATATTGCCCGCGCGCTTCGCGCCGATCAGGATCAAAAAATGATCGCACAAAATCAGGAAGCAGTCAAAATCCGTGCGATCAAAGAACACTCGACGCTCGGCACCGAATATCTGAAAGACGGCAAACTTATCCCCGCACTAGTTGAGCTGGAACAAGTAGTCTCCTTGGATCCCAATAATGCGAACGCAAAATCTTTATTAGATACGGTGCGTTTCAGGATGGATAAACAATTGTCGGATCGCTTAGCCGATACGGCGACCAGTGTCCGCGAAATGACTGTTTCCCAACAACAAAATAAATTTGTCGAAGATCACTACCGCAAAGGATATCAATTAGTACAAAAGGGAGATTACATAGCCGCCCTGAGCGAATTTCAAACAGCGCTTGAGCGGTCTCCCAATAATCCCGA
The genomic region above belongs to bacterium and contains:
- a CDS encoding PorV/PorQ family protein gives rise to the protein MSDYFRRIVLCLGVSLIGVLPLRAQGTLYRGTQSLFMETGVGARAQALGRAFTGLANDGSAVFWNPAGLDFLQQPNFVAYHSTLVEGTFFNFAAVTYPFLEFGSVGVGMARIGVNGIPLNNEWTNLAQGEYSEQEYYIAYGKRLPFWNLSLGTTFKMVNVNASELNANDAPVSKSGFSSGLDIALMWKPDFENAIVRNMSFGFNYQNVVAPSFKLSTFSYNDPRNLRFGIAKEIYFGGDQLKRLTILADVSKGSRSGIEYMAGMEYSFNRFLIARGGFDAGRMTVGMGTEFTQFQRFQVDYSVNLGSQYGTALHRLSLTMNFGKTIEERQNIARALRADQDQKMIAQNQEAVKIRAIKEHSTLGTEYLKDGKLIPALVELEQVVSLDPNNANAKSLLDTVRFRMDKQLSDRLADTATSVREMTVSQQQNKFVEDHYRKGYQLVQKGDYIAALSEFQTALERSPNNPDIQRSLNETRGLLDKRIASIIAKARSNAAGNNFSEALKLLSEARSLDPTNQQIQREIDTELKRISNRLSFLESTRSGLDAYQKGDYQAAMEAFEAALLVDPQNPTVKEYHKKSIVRAFATFKNLEGDVEKTYLQGVDLYVEGKYEQAIAIWQRILEKDPLNKRVLKAIDKAEDQIRQRDEAKGRKK
- the hflX gene encoding GTPase HflX, coding for MNKTHDTTRKKERALLVGVAHDRQENRLVDDYLEELALLADTAGVEVVASVKQQLRQIDPSTYIGKGKVHEIVLKVQAENIQVVIFDDDLSPGQTKNIEREAKCKIIDRSALILDIFAKRARTRESKTQVELAQLEYLLPRLSKMWTHLERQGGGVFTKGPGETQLETDRRLVGQRIAVLKEELKKIERQRETQRAGRGEIFRVALVGYTNVGKSTLLNALSQADVYVEDRLFATLDATTRKVFLDNDHSCLITDTVGFIRKLPHHLVASFRSTLEEVREADILLHVVDLSSPIFMEQMEAVEKVLRELNALKDARIVVFNKVDRVSDEALITSMRHQFPNTVFISAGRRIGLDRLKQAIKDEIDHAFTLDKVSFDSGDGKFYATVHHLAEVLEETYTDSKTTLHFRALKVNAERIKKLQSERADWDKV
- a CDS encoding DUF2130 domain-containing protein, whose product is MSEQIICPKCKHQFELSDAFQSRFEAQAEQKIRDEFNQKFKSEIAKREEKIRRDATEQWTLQLADLQQQLAIKDKNMQDARTRELQLMKQQREIEEREQNLKLETERLIMEERNKIRIEVEAKAIEAFRLKDAEKDKRIADMMRQVDELKRKAEQGSQQSQGEVMELALENLLREKFPLDVISEVPKGIRGADVLQRVYNRSGLESGTIIWESKRTKEWSPSWIQKLKDDMRSAGANVAVLVTQALPKEIKTMGNLDGVWITGFGTAVELAEVLRVGMTELAQTRIAAVGKNEKMEMLYNYLTGNEFRQKMEAVLEAFVQMRGDLDQERRSMEKNWQRREKQIERMMVSMSRMNGDLEGIMGTALPVIPALELPEDKS